From a single Sporosarcina oncorhynchi genomic region:
- a CDS encoding SNF2 helicase associated domain-containing protein, which translates to MLTAITRKQVMDLCGTVSLKRGEAFNRSRKVTIDQYEETYCEAVVAGTEPFHVTVTYENEKELQTTCSCPALPFYPTKCQHIAAVLLAIIERSKQQPDGQALSEELLSLFNEQPRSSGHQLHFEDREVLDLSFIVKPVRAGKGKSLLGIDMKLDGNDIEDIQQLLNVVQKGRKAQITPTLLYNPQFHCFTQEADIIIQLLIRMNSDHLTQGRPTDQGTYSIQPSSWKAIFPLLKDASCVMGIQLGIGKLPVKFSFEKKEDKGHYLKISGLHDVLVLQPYQLAICQSLMYTMDEENCKRLADVQQMVAASGTNSIPIANEQIGFFLEKVVPGLRKIGDVQLDETVTEKLVKSPLQANLYVDRVNNRLLASLDFQYDHLIINPLTEQELPVGSMLVRDLEKERTILQLMKDSSFAHTDEGYILHNEELEYEFLHRILPKLQKLTRVYATTAIRNRVFKGSARPRIRVKKHEERTNWLEFKFTMDGIPDKQIRGILEALEEKRKYYRLRDGALLSLETKEFEEIQRFLDEVPGDLDQLENGLNVPMVQGIRILNAEGDDELFSMEESASRFFERLRNPASLDIEVPQKLDSTLRDYQKEGFKWMKTLAHHGLGGVLADDMGLGKTLQSIAFIMSELSIIRERKHPVLIVCPSSVTYNWLSEFAKFAPDITAVVMDGNRKERAKLQNDEAEKDVLITSYPLIRQDIQWFEKQQFHVVFFDEAQAFKNPYTQTARAVKRIEADHRFALTGTPVENSLEELWAIFHVVFPELFMGLREYSELSRKTIARRIRPFLLRRMKEDVLGELPAKIEMIESTELLPEQKELYAAYLAKLRHDTLRHLDKDTLRKNKIRILAGLTRLRQICCHPSLFVDGYEGSSAKFEQLKQLIEEAKRSGRRVLIFSQFTKMLSIIGNELAMQGTPFFYLDGETPAQERLEFCDRFNAGERDLFLISLKAGGTGLNLTGADTVILYDLWWNPAVEEQAADRAHRIGQKHVVQVIKLVARGTIEDKMNELQERKRNLIGEVIDADDSAMSALTEEDIRELLRI; encoded by the coding sequence ATGCTGACGGCCATTACACGTAAACAAGTCATGGATTTATGCGGGACGGTTTCGTTAAAGCGGGGCGAGGCATTCAACCGGTCGCGTAAAGTGACGATTGACCAATACGAAGAGACCTATTGCGAAGCAGTCGTAGCAGGTACCGAACCTTTCCATGTAACGGTAACATATGAGAACGAGAAAGAACTGCAAACGACATGCAGTTGTCCAGCACTGCCGTTTTACCCAACGAAATGCCAGCATATCGCAGCTGTTTTACTCGCGATTATCGAACGATCGAAACAACAGCCAGATGGTCAGGCATTGTCTGAAGAACTGCTTTCCCTCTTCAATGAACAACCACGATCTAGTGGTCACCAACTTCACTTTGAAGACCGGGAAGTGTTGGATTTGTCGTTCATAGTGAAACCCGTGCGTGCAGGAAAAGGGAAAAGTCTGCTAGGCATCGACATGAAACTGGACGGCAATGATATTGAAGACATCCAGCAATTATTGAATGTTGTGCAAAAAGGACGCAAAGCACAAATAACACCGACCCTTCTATATAATCCGCAATTCCATTGCTTTACGCAGGAAGCGGACATCATTATTCAACTGCTCATCCGGATGAATAGCGATCATCTGACGCAAGGCCGCCCGACTGATCAGGGAACGTATAGTATCCAGCCTTCTTCATGGAAAGCTATTTTTCCGTTGCTAAAAGACGCATCTTGTGTAATGGGCATCCAGCTTGGAATAGGCAAGCTTCCTGTTAAGTTTAGTTTTGAAAAAAAGGAAGACAAAGGGCATTACTTAAAGATTTCCGGGTTGCATGATGTACTCGTGTTGCAGCCGTATCAACTCGCCATATGCCAAAGTCTCATGTACACGATGGATGAAGAAAACTGCAAACGGCTCGCTGATGTCCAGCAGATGGTAGCTGCATCAGGTACGAACAGTATACCGATCGCAAACGAGCAAATCGGTTTCTTCCTTGAGAAAGTCGTACCGGGGTTGCGTAAAATCGGTGACGTACAATTGGACGAAACAGTGACAGAAAAACTAGTGAAGTCCCCCCTACAAGCGAATCTGTACGTCGATCGAGTGAATAACCGCCTACTCGCAAGTCTCGATTTCCAATACGATCACCTAATCATCAATCCATTAACCGAACAGGAATTGCCTGTCGGCTCCATGCTTGTCCGTGATTTGGAGAAAGAACGTACGATTTTACAGTTAATGAAGGATAGCTCTTTTGCCCATACAGACGAAGGCTATATTTTGCATAACGAAGAATTGGAATACGAATTCCTGCATCGCATCTTGCCGAAATTACAAAAACTTACCCGTGTTTATGCAACAACAGCTATCCGCAACCGGGTGTTCAAAGGAAGTGCACGTCCAAGAATTCGTGTGAAGAAACACGAGGAACGGACAAATTGGCTCGAATTCAAATTCACGATGGATGGCATACCGGATAAGCAAATCCGTGGCATTCTTGAAGCATTAGAAGAGAAACGGAAGTATTACCGCTTACGTGATGGCGCACTGTTGTCACTGGAAACAAAGGAGTTTGAAGAGATTCAGCGCTTTTTGGATGAAGTACCCGGTGATCTTGATCAGTTGGAAAACGGTTTAAACGTTCCGATGGTACAAGGTATCCGGATTTTGAACGCGGAAGGGGACGATGAGCTATTTTCCATGGAAGAATCGGCGAGCCGATTCTTTGAGCGTCTCCGTAACCCAGCAAGTCTGGATATAGAAGTGCCGCAAAAATTGGACTCAACGTTACGCGATTATCAAAAAGAAGGGTTTAAATGGATGAAGACACTTGCACATCATGGGCTTGGCGGTGTGCTTGCGGATGATATGGGGCTTGGGAAAACGTTACAAAGTATAGCGTTCATTATGTCTGAGCTATCGATCATCCGCGAAAGGAAGCATCCGGTTTTAATTGTCTGTCCGTCTTCTGTCACGTATAACTGGCTTAGTGAGTTTGCGAAATTCGCCCCTGACATTACAGCTGTCGTCATGGATGGCAACCGGAAAGAGCGGGCCAAATTACAGAACGATGAGGCGGAAAAGGATGTGCTCATCACGTCATATCCGTTAATACGGCAGGATATTCAATGGTTTGAGAAACAGCAATTTCACGTCGTGTTTTTTGATGAAGCGCAGGCATTCAAAAACCCATATACGCAAACAGCACGGGCTGTGAAAAGGATTGAGGCCGATCATCGATTTGCGCTGACGGGCACGCCAGTCGAGAATTCGCTTGAGGAGTTATGGGCAATTTTTCACGTCGTGTTCCCGGAGTTGTTTATGGGGTTGCGGGAATATAGTGAACTGTCACGGAAGACGATTGCGCGTCGCATCCGTCCGTTTTTATTGCGGCGGATGAAAGAAGATGTCCTCGGTGAGTTGCCGGCAAAAATTGAAATGATCGAGTCGACGGAATTGTTGCCGGAACAGAAAGAGTTGTATGCGGCTTACCTTGCGAAGTTGCGTCATGATACGTTGCGGCATCTCGATAAGGATACGCTTCGAAAAAATAAAATTCGAATCTTGGCCGGGTTGACGCGGTTGCGTCAAATCTGTTGCCACCCTTCATTGTTCGTCGATGGCTATGAAGGCAGTTCGGCGAAATTTGAACAGTTAAAGCAACTTATCGAAGAAGCGAAGCGATCGGGTAGAAGAGTGCTGATCTTCTCGCAATTCACGAAGATGCTATCAATCATCGGCAATGAGCTGGCGATGCAAGGTACGCCGTTTTTCTATTTGGATGGCGAGACACCGGCGCAGGAACGATTGGAATTTTGCGATCGGTTCAACGCGGGGGAGCGGGATCTGTTCTTGATTTCATTGAAAGCGGGCGGAACGGGCTTGAACTTGACGGGGGCCGATACGGTCATTTTATATGATTTGTGGTGGAATCCAGCAGTCGAAGAACAAGCAGCAGATCGAGCGCACCGGATTGGTCAAAAGCATGTCGTTCAAGTGATCAAACTTGTTGCACGTGGAACAATTGAGGATAAGATGAATGAGTTACAAGAAAGAAAAAGGAATCTGATCGGTGAAGTAATCGATGCGGATGATTCAGCAATGAGTGCGCTGACGGAAGAGGATATTAGGGAACTATTGCGGATCTAA
- a CDS encoding DUF2087 domain-containing protein: MELPDLFWNATLEELKEGFIQTDHSYRCLLCGESIEKGLVYQKDNVFYEAERYMRVHIESVHESVFQHLIRLDRKLTGLTEHQRKLLELFYEGRTDREVQDALDIGSASTIRHHRFALKEKERQAKTFLAMMELLKEKDENAPSFISVPPTAKLVDKRYDLTKSEYDESILKYFKDGRLTKFPLKEKQRMIVIREIAKSIEDDKTYDEKGLNALLGSFYEDYVLIRRYLIEYGLLDRKTDGSAYWLKK; encoded by the coding sequence ATGGAATTGCCTGACCTGTTTTGGAATGCAACTCTGGAGGAGCTGAAAGAAGGTTTCATCCAAACAGACCATTCTTATCGTTGTTTGCTCTGTGGGGAGTCGATTGAAAAAGGATTAGTCTACCAAAAAGACAACGTATTTTATGAGGCAGAGCGTTATATGCGCGTCCACATTGAAAGTGTGCATGAATCGGTGTTCCAGCATCTGATACGATTGGATAGAAAACTGACAGGATTGACGGAACATCAGCGTAAGCTTCTTGAGCTTTTCTACGAAGGTAGGACGGATCGTGAAGTACAAGATGCGTTGGATATTGGAAGTGCCTCTACCATTCGGCATCACCGTTTTGCATTGAAAGAAAAAGAACGACAAGCAAAAACATTTTTGGCGATGATGGAATTGTTAAAGGAGAAGGACGAAAATGCACCTTCTTTCATTTCAGTTCCTCCTACCGCAAAACTGGTGGACAAGCGGTATGATTTAACAAAATCAGAGTATGACGAGTCGATTTTGAAGTATTTCAAAGATGGGCGACTGACGAAGTTCCCACTTAAGGAAAAGCAACGGATGATTGTCATTCGGGAGATTGCAAAGTCCATTGAGGATGATAAAACATATGACGAAAAAGGATTGAATGCACTACTTGGTTCCTTTTATGAAGATTATGTGCTGATACGCAGATATCTGATTGAGTATGGTTTGTTAGATCGAAAAACGGATGGTAGTGCATATTGGTTGAAAAAATGA
- a CDS encoding FAD-binding protein, with translation MTGQDFVKVNMITRTWAGKRASIPLGWRLIKHKLLRKDYASLGRSLMARMALTYKDLNGEIWLESPFVDFTYENDKVTGLIVNKNGQQVTIKINKGIIFGSGGFSKDQEKREKYLPSPQDASWTSSPEGQTGDIIEPFAKLNARFGLMDRVWGAPSVINHLGKPFFLVADRGIPNMIIVDQDGKRYINEPTPYHEFVDKMYEHNEKTDGKAITSWIILDARAKKRYIFTGLFPGQDFPKEYYENDVVLKGNTVEELEGKLNISKGNLVETMDRFNGFARDGKDLDFHRGETPHDTYYGDPSLPNPNLLEINEAPYYAMKVYPGDIGTKGGVVTDEFARVVKEDGTVFDNVYAAGNCSASIMGHSYPGPGATIGPGMTFGYVASMHCKDKK, from the coding sequence ATGACAGGGCAAGATTTTGTTAAAGTTAACATGATTACTAGAACTTGGGCCGGGAAAAGAGCTTCTATTCCACTAGGTTGGCGGTTAATCAAACATAAATTATTAAGAAAAGATTATGCATCTTTGGGAAGGTCTTTAATGGCTCGTATGGCTTTAACATACAAAGATTTAAACGGTGAAATTTGGCTCGAATCACCCTTTGTTGATTTTACCTACGAAAACGACAAAGTAACCGGTTTAATAGTAAATAAAAATGGTCAACAAGTAACGATCAAAATCAATAAAGGCATCATTTTTGGTTCAGGTGGATTTTCTAAAGATCAAGAGAAGAGAGAAAAATATCTTCCGAGCCCACAAGATGCAAGTTGGACAAGCTCACCAGAAGGTCAAACTGGGGACATCATTGAACCGTTTGCAAAACTGAATGCACGGTTTGGTTTAATGGATAGAGTTTGGGGTGCACCTTCTGTTATTAATCATTTAGGGAAACCATTCTTTTTAGTCGCTGATAGAGGGATTCCGAATATGATCATCGTTGACCAAGACGGAAAAAGATATATTAATGAGCCCACTCCTTACCATGAATTTGTCGATAAAATGTATGAACACAATGAAAAAACAGATGGGAAAGCAATTACTTCTTGGATTATTCTAGATGCACGTGCTAAGAAAAGGTATATATTTACCGGACTATTCCCAGGACAAGATTTCCCTAAAGAATACTATGAGAATGATGTTGTGTTAAAAGGAAATACAGTCGAAGAATTAGAAGGAAAGTTAAATATTTCAAAAGGAAATTTAGTAGAAACAATGGATAGATTTAATGGGTTTGCAAGAGATGGTAAAGACTTGGACTTCCATAGAGGAGAAACGCCACATGACACGTATTATGGTGATCCTAGTTTACCAAATCCAAATTTACTCGAAATCAATGAAGCACCTTATTATGCAATGAAAGTATATCCAGGCGATATCGGTACTAAAGGCGGCGTCGTTACGGACGAATTTGCAAGGGTAGTCAAAGAAGACGGAACTGTATTTGATAATGTCTACGCTGCTGGTAACTGTTCAGCATCGATCATGGGGCATTCTTATCCTGGTCCAGGAGCAACAATAGGACCAGGTATGACCTTTGGTTACGTAGCTTCCATGCACTGTAAAGATAAAAAATAA
- a CDS encoding HEAT repeat domain-containing protein, which produces MKQFETALPEQYDSLKKQANYTSSWRERLEAVEILSAYKHDKIIDLLKNRMQHDTVNKVQLAAYEALVAFGEDVEKPSPARFDIIKGTDKIFLRVKKSLPKDHTVADFADKLKRMRLDVFDAYEGDKGEQFMNWLEERWTKL; this is translated from the coding sequence TTGAAACAGTTTGAAACAGCATTACCTGAGCAGTATGATTCATTAAAAAAACAGGCCAATTATACGTCTAGCTGGCGAGAGCGTTTAGAAGCGGTCGAAATATTATCGGCTTATAAACATGACAAAATCATAGATTTATTAAAAAATCGCATGCAGCATGATACTGTCAACAAGGTTCAATTAGCAGCCTATGAAGCACTTGTGGCATTTGGCGAGGACGTAGAGAAGCCATCACCTGCGCGTTTTGATATTATCAAAGGAACAGACAAGATTTTCCTGCGGGTGAAAAAGAGCTTACCGAAGGACCATACAGTGGCTGACTTTGCGGATAAACTAAAACGTATGCGTTTGGATGTCTTTGATGCGTATGAAGGCGACAAAGGTGAGCAATTTATGAACTGGTTAGAGGAACGTTGGACAAAACTGTAA
- a CDS encoding class I SAM-dependent methyltransferase, with protein sequence MNLAPIETIVGCMATVDGDNEIQRVQTEHRMKLVDFWAIKEGARVLEIGCGQGDTTAALAYTVGEKGFVHGIDIAPADYGAPITLGEARNHLLKSQIGSQVKIDFNVDVLAEEVDFPPMSFDHIVFSHCAFYLRSADELSDILTKARKWGKRLCFAEWDTRIQRIEQQPHLLAVLIQSHYECFKESSLANVRTLFTPADILQITRKSGWTVTVDRVIHSPELQDGRWEVEMTLAEYEGEIDRLKQISDKVKSLLHSEVELLKAANEKEAVEPLSVFAFVAE encoded by the coding sequence ATGAATCTAGCACCTATTGAAACCATCGTTGGTTGTATGGCGACTGTGGATGGCGATAATGAAATCCAGCGCGTCCAAACGGAACATCGAATGAAGCTTGTGGATTTCTGGGCTATTAAAGAGGGGGCACGTGTCCTCGAAATTGGGTGTGGCCAGGGGGATACGACGGCTGCATTAGCATATACAGTGGGAGAGAAAGGATTTGTACATGGCATCGACATTGCACCTGCAGACTACGGTGCACCGATTACGCTTGGAGAAGCACGCAATCATTTATTGAAATCCCAAATAGGAAGCCAAGTGAAAATTGATTTTAATGTGGATGTTCTGGCTGAAGAAGTCGATTTTCCGCCGATGTCATTTGACCATATAGTCTTTTCACACTGCGCCTTTTATTTACGATCAGCGGATGAGCTTTCCGATATTTTGACAAAGGCGCGAAAATGGGGGAAACGATTATGTTTCGCGGAATGGGATACACGAATTCAGAGAATTGAGCAGCAACCGCATTTATTGGCTGTCCTTATCCAATCGCATTATGAATGCTTCAAGGAAAGCAGCCTTGCCAATGTGCGGACTTTATTCACTCCTGCCGATATTCTGCAGATAACGCGAAAATCCGGTTGGACTGTTACGGTAGATCGAGTCATACATTCTCCGGAACTACAAGATGGAAGATGGGAAGTTGAGATGACGCTGGCAGAATACGAAGGTGAAATCGATCGTTTGAAACAGATTTCCGATAAGGTAAAGTCCTTGCTTCATTCTGAAGTGGAATTGTTGAAGGCGGCTAATGAGAAGGAAGCGGTTGAACCATTGTCAGTGTTTGCATTTGTAGCTGAATAA
- a CDS encoding GIY-YIG nuclease family protein has translation MDRKKELKKQFMDIAIEGGVYQIRNLENGKVFVKTTKNFKTLNGQTFMLANGSHTNKALQADWNAFGKDAFEIEILQTLKKKETGYFDEKRELEKLEEKWLNDLQPFGERGYN, from the coding sequence GTGGATCGGAAAAAAGAGCTGAAAAAGCAATTTATGGACATCGCGATTGAAGGTGGCGTTTACCAAATACGAAACTTGGAAAATGGAAAGGTTTTTGTTAAAACAACGAAAAACTTTAAAACATTGAATGGACAAACATTCATGTTGGCGAATGGCAGCCATACGAATAAAGCATTGCAAGCAGACTGGAATGCATTCGGAAAGGACGCTTTTGAAATCGAAATCCTTCAGACGCTTAAAAAGAAAGAAACTGGTTATTTTGATGAAAAACGTGAACTTGAAAAGCTTGAGGAAAAGTGGTTGAACGACTTACAACCTTTTGGAGAACGTGGGTATAATTAA
- a CDS encoding ABC transporter ATP-binding protein: protein MESTEKVLRLKNVTMTYGVKRVLNGINLEVERGQIIGYIGPNGAGKSTTVKIMLGLIQDYVGQVEIFGTDIASGDTSYKRRIGYVPEQAELYDTLTAMEYLVFTGELYGLDRKYAEEKAQKLMEEFELGEVLHSRISSFSKGMKQKVLIISSLLHNPDLLFFDEPLSGLDANSMMIIREMLAQLAAQGKTIFYSSHIMDIVEKISNRIVLIVNGAVVADGSFEELQELSEEGSLSGIFNQLTGFTDHVSRSERIISIVEGGNADG from the coding sequence ATGGAATCGACTGAAAAAGTGCTTCGTCTCAAAAACGTAACGATGACCTATGGTGTGAAACGCGTGCTGAACGGCATCAATCTTGAAGTGGAACGTGGCCAGATTATTGGGTATATCGGACCGAACGGGGCGGGGAAGAGTACGACTGTTAAAATTATGCTTGGCCTCATACAAGATTATGTGGGGCAAGTTGAAATCTTTGGAACAGATATTGCGTCAGGTGACACTTCCTATAAACGACGGATCGGCTACGTGCCCGAACAGGCGGAGCTGTATGATACGCTGACGGCTATGGAGTACTTGGTATTTACAGGAGAGTTATATGGCCTCGACCGCAAGTATGCAGAGGAAAAGGCACAGAAGCTTATGGAAGAGTTCGAGCTTGGAGAAGTGCTCCATTCAAGAATTTCATCATTCTCTAAAGGAATGAAACAGAAAGTGCTCATCATTTCGAGTCTGTTGCATAATCCGGATCTCTTGTTCTTTGATGAACCGTTAAGTGGACTGGATGCCAACAGTATGATGATCATCCGTGAAATGCTCGCACAACTGGCAGCCCAGGGGAAAACGATCTTTTATTCCTCTCATATTATGGATATTGTCGAGAAAATCAGTAACCGCATTGTGTTGATCGTGAATGGGGCTGTCGTTGCGGACGGCAGCTTCGAGGAATTGCAGGAGTTGAGTGAAGAAGGATCGCTATCGGGTATTTTCAATCAGCTGACAGGGTTCACCGATCATGTGAGCCGTTCCGAACGGATCATTTCGATTGTGGAAGGCGGCAATGCCGATGGGTGA
- a CDS encoding FAD-dependent oxidoreductase — translation MMAWDYEYDVVVVGSGASGFSAAITAKKEGLHTLLIEKEKYFGGASALSGGGIWISNNRYLVEAGAADSFEESKLYLDATVGDLVSDKIKETYLHKGVEMLEYMHNLGPHMRFSYAKNYSDYYPTQPGGKGTGRSIEPKVVDLNTLQDWKSKLNFFLLQWIQKASL, via the coding sequence ATGATGGCATGGGATTATGAATATGATGTTGTAGTTGTTGGCTCTGGCGCATCAGGTTTCTCTGCTGCAATTACAGCAAAAAAAGAAGGATTACATACGTTATTAATTGAAAAAGAAAAGTATTTTGGAGGAGCTTCCGCTTTATCGGGTGGTGGAATATGGATTTCAAATAATAGATATTTAGTTGAGGCTGGCGCTGCTGATAGTTTTGAGGAGTCAAAGTTATATTTAGATGCAACTGTTGGCGATTTAGTAAGTGATAAAATTAAAGAAACTTATCTACATAAGGGTGTCGAAATGTTGGAGTATATGCATAACTTAGGACCACACATGAGGTTCTCCTATGCAAAAAATTACTCTGACTATTACCCAACACAACCAGGCGGGAAAGGGACGGGTAGGTCAATCGAACCTAAAGTGGTTGACTTAAATACTTTACAAGATTGGAAGAGCAAACTAAACTTCTTCCTCCTGCAATGGATACAAAAGGCTTCGTTATGA